The nucleotide sequence GGCGCCGCCAACCTCCTGCAAAGATGCCTCGACCTCACGCCCTTCGTCACCGAAGCGCCTTATGAGGAACAGGGTTTCCTGTATCTGCTCAGCGGCGACTATGAGCGGGCGGTCGAGCAGCTGTCGCTTGTCCGCCGCGATCACCCGGACGATCTCGCCCGTACGCAGCCGACGGTGATGAGCGAGCTGTACGCGCTTCTGGCCGCCGTCGGAGTCCAGCTGCCCGACCTGCCGGAGCGAGCGGAGCATTGGCGTCGATCCGTGGCCGCTCGCTGGTGCGCGCCGGATCCGCTGACGGACGAACGGCTCAAGCAGTGGGTCCTTTTCCACAACCCGCTGAAGAGCGCCGCGCGCCGGAGCTGGCTCGTCGACCTGTTAGAGCGCGCGATGGCGGCAGGTCGCGAGGCCGAGCGGAACCCGGGTCGCGAGCGCAACAAGCGCTTCGAACGCCTCAGCGTTACGGTGGGCATGCTTTAAAAAGCAGCCGTGCGCCGAACGTCCTCCGAGACCCTAAGGGTCAGCCCCGGCTATTTCTTGTTTGGGTCGATGTTCGCGGAACTTTTGGTCGGCCGTATATTGGCTTCGGTGGTCGCGTCGGTCGTTGCGCCGTCGGTCGTCTTCTTGCCGCCGCCTTTGCTCGTCTCGGTACCGCTTTTCTTGCTGCCAGCCATGATTTGCCTCCGTGAAGGACGGAACGCGACTCCAACTGGATTACTGCCTTTTATTAACCTTAATAGGATCATCTGTCACTCTGCCGTCAGCCGTGCCTGCCAAGCATCGTCGATCAAGATCGACGCCGCATTCGAGGGCGAGATTGTCGAGGAACACCGTCCTGACCATCGCAGGCCGCCGGAGGGCCGGAACCTCTCCGGCGGCCATCCGGAGGCACTCGCGGGCATCGAGCCGCTTCTGTTCGACCGCCCACTGCTTCAGCGATGATTCCAGCGGCGGATGCTGTCGTGGAAGCGAGGCCAGCTGCACGACCAAACTCCAGGTCCGATCGATGTAATGGATCGACGCAGCGGCCTGGAGCAGAGCGCGCGCCTCCTCGGCGTCGATGAGGCCACGCCTGCGCGCGCGGCAAAGCGTGGCTCGAACATCCACCAGTGGCACGGACAAGGGACGCCAATCCCAGTCCTCGGGCCCATGCACCAGCGCGACCTCGTCGTCGCCAACCAGGTTGCCCCTGGCGTAGGCGCGATAGATGGCGCCCACTCCGATCAGGCCGAACCCGTCCATCTCCGCCGCTCGAAGGGCACCGATGCTGCTGGCCCCGAAAATGCGAATGCCTTCGGAGAGCAGCAGCAATATCTCCTTGTGCCGCACGGCAGGCCGATGGTCGAAATAGCCGTCGATGAGGCACAGCCTCGTCGAGGCATTGACATCGAGCCGCAACAAGTCGCCCGCCTCGGCCGGCGGCATCCAGGTGACGCCACTGAACTCGCGGCGGTCCTCCTCGGTGAGCGACGGTCCGGCGAAGGCGATGATCGTCATGAAGGATGCCTGCGTGTCCGGTCCGTCGAGCCGAGGCCCGGCACGAACGCCCGCGTGACGACCAGGCCCAGCCCATCGTCGAGACGCTTGGCGACGACCTGGCGATATCCGCAGCGAGCCAGGCTCTCGACGAGCGGCTCCCACTCCCAGGGCAGTGAAGGCGTATCCTCCCACACCAGCGCGCCCGCGGGCTTGTCCCGCGCGATCTGGGCCGTCGCGGGAGGCCTGGAGCTATAGTAGGACGGCAGGATATCGTCGCGCACGCCGGCGATCACCGTCAGCCGCGATTGCAGCGCTTCGGCGAGAGCCTTGAACAAGGCGAGCTCGGGATCGCCATGGGCTGCGCTGCCGTAGAAGCGGCGGTAAGCGGGCCCGAATTCCTCCATGCCGCCAATCACGCACAGGAACACGGGGACGGACAGGTCGGAGGTCAGGCGGAACAGCTGGAGCTCGATCCGATGCTCCGCGAAGCATGACAGCCAGTTTCGAAACCAATCGAAGGGCACGGTACTGAGCGCGATCGACGTCGCCGCCTGCTTTTCGAAATCCACCCGTTGCCACTCCCCCAACGCGTCGCGCTCGATGATCTCGAGAAGCGCGATGGTGAGGGCGTCGTCTTCGTCGGCGCCAGTCCCCAGCCCGTTGCTTTCCCGATCGAACCGGCTGGGAAGACCCAAAGTGCAGTCCAGCGATACAAGCAGATGCGGCAGATAGTGGTCGCGCCCGGTGACCAAATCTTTGGCAACGGACCATTGAATCGGCTCGTCGCCGGGCGGCGGAGCGTCTCGGCTGTCGGCATAATCGGCCAGGTCGGGCGCCCGCTCGTTCGACGGCAAGGCGGCGAAACGACATAGCGGCCCATCGGCCGGCGCATTTTCGGCGCAGTGGCATTCGATCGCCTCGCAGAGTGCGCCTATTTTCGCGGCCAGCGGCGAGACGCCCTTGCCCTGATGCACGCTGAGCGCCTTCCCGGCCGGCCGTACCGCCTGCCAGACCGGGAGGCCCAGACGATCGAGCCGGGTGATATCGGCGAGGCGCGTGACGCCGCACTGTGCGGCCGCGGCGAGAGTCTTGTCGAGGAACGCCTCGGGCGGCAGCGAGCGCGATCGGTCTTCCGGGCCCAGCGACATGCGCGACTTCCTCCTGGATAGAGGCGACGCAAACAGTGGATCAGATTATCATGATTCCGCGCCGTTCAAACCACCGCCAGCGCACGCTTGCGCAGCCTTTCGGCGGCGGCAGCGTGGATACCGGGCGTCGCTACCAGGACGCCGAACGCCTCGCCCGTGATCGTATTGAAGGTGAGCGGCTGGCCGAGCGCTCCGGTGACCGTGGCGCCCGCTTCTTCCGCGATCAGGGCGGCTGCGGCGATGTCCCATTCAAACCCCCAGCGGAGCGTCGCCACCAGGTCGGCCTCGCCGGCGGCGACCATGGCGATGCGAAGCGCGATCGAATTGGGTTTCGCGACCGCAACGAGATCGCTGTCTATCTGGGGGAGCTGGTCCGCCGGCACGCGCGCGCCGATGAATTCGGTGCGGCTACTTACCTGGAGGCGTTCGCCATTGCGCCAGGCGCCCTTGCCCCGCTCGGCCGTCCAATGCTCTCCCCGCTGCGGCGCGTCGAGCACCCCGATCAGCGGGGTCCGATCCTCGATGAGGGCGACCGACACGCACCAGCCCGTGCGCCCGCGCAGATAGTCGCGCGTGCCGTCGATCGGATCGACGACCCAGGCGCGGCGGCGCTCGAAACGATCGGTGGCATCCAGGGTCTCTTCCGACAGCCAGCCTGCGTCCGGATCCAACGCCCCCAGATGCTCGCGAAGATAGGCGTCGACCTCCAGGTCGACGTCGCAGACCGGATGCCCCGGCACCTTTTCCCACTGCTTGAACGCGCTGCCGCAGCGGCTGGCAGCAATCCGTCCAGCCTCGCGAGTAATCCTGGAAACCTCTTCAAGCACCGGCGACCGTCATTCCCTCTATCCTGACGGTCGGAACATTGACGGCACGGCGATGTTCCAGATCGCCGGCCGGCGTCAGCGCCATGAACATCTCGATGAGATTGCCGGCGATGGTGATCTCCGCGACGGACGCCGTGATCTCACCATCCTCGATCAGGAAGCCGGAGGCCCCGCGGCTATAGTCGCCGGTCACCGGATTGACGCCATGGCCGATCAACTCCGTCACATAGAGGCCGCGCTTGATGTCCCGGATGAGGTCGCCCTTGCTCACCGTGCCCGGGAGGAGGTCGACATTGGTCGCGCCGGCGCCGGGCGGGCCGCCGATGCCGCGCGTCGAATGGCCCGTCGGCTCGCGCCCCAGCTGCCGCGCCGATGCGCTGTCCAGCAGCCAGCCGGTCAAGCGCCCATCCTCGACGAGGTTGCTCGGGCTCGTCGCCATCCCCTCGCCGTCGAACGGCTTGGAGCGCAGGCCGCGTGGCCGATGCGGGTCGTCGCGGATGACGATCCCCTTGGCAAAGACCTGCTCCCCTTCGCGGCCGAGCAGGAAGCTGGTCTTGCGCGCAACGGACGGACCGCTGATCGCGCCCAGCATGTGGCCGATCAGGCTGCCGCCCACGCGCGGATCGAACACCACCGGCATCGCCCCGCTCGGCACCCGCACCGGATTGAGCCGCGCCAACGCCCGCTCGCCGGCACGCCGCCCGATCGCTTCGGGCGCGTCCAGGTCCTCCAGATGCCGCACATTATGGGTGGCATAGTCGCGCTGCATCGTGCTCCCGATCCCGGCGATGACGCTCGCCGAGGCACCGTAGCCGCTCGTCCTATAGCCGCGGCAAAAGCCATGGCTCGTGGCCAGCGCAATCACCGAACGGCCGGCGCTGAGCGCCGCGCCTTCGCTGTTGGTGATGCCCTCGATCGATCGCGCCGCCGCCTCGGCAGCCAGCGCGCGCTCCTTGAGGTCCGCCGGCGAGGGATCCCTGCCATCGTCCCCGTCCACATCCACGCCGGCGCCCCGTAGCAGCCGATCCTCGGGCGCCAGTCCGGCGGAATCATCCTCCGGCGCCTCGCGAGCCATCGCCGCCGCGCGCTCGACAAGAGCGGATAATGCCTCTTCCGACAGGTCGGATGAAGAGACGCTGGCGGAGCGCTTCCCCAGGAAAAAGCGCAATCCGATTTCCTCGCCTTCGGAGCGCTGCACGTCTTCCAGTTCGCCGAGCCGCACCTGAACCTCGGTCGCGGCATCTCCGATATAGAGCACGTCGGCGGCATCGGCTCCGGCCTTACGGGCGGCCTCGACCAGGGAGGCGGCGCGCGCCTCGGCGTCTTTCACGTCTAGCATCGCCGCCGCTTAGGACTCCGCGGCCGCAAAAGCAAAAGGTCAGGTCGTACCGACCGCCAAGCAGGCGAGGAACATCAGAAGCCCCGCGAAGCGGTTGGACCGAAACTTGGCCAATGCGTCCGCGCCATCGTCGGAACTGAGGGCTGTGACCTGCCAGAGGAGATGCAACGCCATCGGCAGCAGCGCGACAAGGCCCAGCCCGTCCGGCCGCACCTGCCAGATTGCCAGCGCCCAGAGAGCGAGAGCGACAAGATAAAAGACGCCCACGCCCCTTCGCGCATGCCGCCCTAGCGCCCGCGCCGAGGATTTGACGCCGACCAGCGCGTCGTCCTCCTTGTCCTGGATGGCATAGATGGTGTCGTAGCCGATCACCCAGAAAATGGCGCCCGCCCACAGCCACAGCGCCGCCGGATCCATCTCGCCCCTCACCGCCGGCCAGCCGACCAACGCGCCCCAGGAAAAAACGAGACCAAGCCAGGCCTGCGGCCACCAGGTGATCCGCTTCATGAACGGATAAGCCGCAACCAATGCCAGGCTCCCGAGCGCCACCAGCGCGGCGGTGATGTCCAGCTGCAGCAGCACGACCAGCCCGACGAGACTCAGCCCCACCAGCAGCGCCCAGGCCCCTTTCAACGAAACCCGCTTGCTCGCTAGCGGCCGGAGGCGCGTCCGCTCGACTTGCGCATCGAGATCCTTGTCGACGATGTCGTTGTAGACGCATCCCGCGCTGCGCATCGCGAAGGCGCCGAGCCCCAGCCACAGGATCAGCGCCACGCCGTCGCTTCCCATCCCTGCCAGCGCGACGCTCCAGGCGCAGGGCCAGAACAGCAGCCACGCCCCGATCGGCCGGTCGAGCCGCATCAGCGAAGCGTAGGGTCGCAGCGCCCGCGGCAACGCTCCGATCAATCCGCGCCGCTCGCTGTCGGGAACGATGTCGGTCTCGAGTGAACTCATGAACCGATCCCATGCCGTTCGTCCCGGGCGAAGTCGAGGGGCGCATGCGATGAGGCTGTGCCAACGCCCCTCGACGAGGCTCGGGACGAACGATTAGGGGTGAACCATGCCTGCCACTCCCGCCTGGCCGCCTTCCAGCCTTCCCCGCCTCTATGTGGAGGCGGCGCTGAGCGAAAATGCCGCCCTCACGCTCGACGGGGCTCCGGCCAATTATCTGGCCAACGTCCTTCGCCTCGGCCCCGGCGGACAGGTGAAGCTGTTCGACGATCGCACCGGGGAATGGCTGGCCGAGATCAGCGAAGCGGGGCGGAAGCGCATCGCCCTTCGCGTCGTCTCGCATCTGCGAGAGCGCGAGACCGTCCCCGACCTCTGGCTCCTGTTCGCCCCGATCAAGCGCGGCCGCATCGACTGGATCGCCGAGAAGGCGACCGAGCTGGGCGTCGCGCGGCTCGTGCCCGTGCTCACCCAGCGCACGATCGTCGACCGCGTCAACACCGAACGTCTTCGCGCCCACATGGTCGAAGCCGCCGAGCAATGCGAGCGCACCGCCCTGCCCGAACTGGCCGAGCCGCAAAAGCTCGACGCCCTTCTCGCCGCCTGGCCCGCCGAGCGCACCCTGTTCTTCGCCGACGAGCAGGGCGGCGCTCCCCTCGCCGCGGCTGCCAGGCCGGGCCCCGCCGCCATCCTGATCGGCCCAGAGGGCGGCTTCACCGACGCGGAAGGCGCCCGCATCCGCGAACTTGCGCAGGTTGAACCGGTCTCACTCGGCCCACGCATCCTCCGCGCCGACACCGCCGCTCTCGCCGCCGTCTCCCTCTGGATGGCCAAAGCTGGAGACTGGGAGCGTCACGCCGAACGTTAGCAGGCCGAAACCGGCTGGCGGCCCCGCTCCGCGCCGGCTATGGGGCCGCCATGACGACGCGCACCGCCTCCGCCGCCGCCGATCCCGTGATGGAGAGTCGAGACGATCTTCTGCGGACCTTCATCAAGGGTGAAAAGCCGAAGGAGGCGTGGCGGATCGGCACCGAGCACGAGAAGTTCGTCTATCGCCGGTCCGACTACCGCGCCCCTTCCTATGACGAGCCCGGCGGCATTCGTGACCTGTTGGAGGCGCTCGCCAGTTGCGGCGAATGGCAGCCGGTGCTCGAAAACGGCAACGCCATCGCCCTGGCCGGCCCCGACGGTACCGTCAGCCTGGAGCCCGCCGGTCAGCTCGAACTTTCCGGCGCCCAGGTGGAAAATCTCCACCAGACATGCGCCGAAACGGGCCGTCACCTCGCCTGCTGCAAGGAAGCGGGCGAGCGGCTCGGCCTCGGGTTCCTGGGACTCGGCATGTGGCCCGACAAGACGCGCGCGGACATGCCCATCATGCCCAAGGGCCGCTATGCCATCATGCTGAAATACATGCCGAAGGTCGGCAATCTCGGCCTCGACATGATGCTCCGCACCTGCACCATCCAGACCAATCTGGATTATGGCTCCGAAGCCGACATGGCTCAGAAGTTCCGCGTCGGCCTCGCCCTGCAGCCGCTCGCGACGGCACTCTTCGCCAACTCGCCCTTCACCGACGGCAAGCCCAACGGCTTCCTTTCGTATCGCAGCCACATCTGGTCGGACACCGATCCGGACCGCACCGGCATGCTGCCCTTCGTGTTCGAGGACGGCTTCGGCTACGAGCGTTATCTCGACTATGCGCTCGATGTTCCGATGTATTTCGTCTACCGCGACGGCCGCTACATCGACGTCGCCGGCCAGTCCTTCCGCGATTTCATGGAGGGCCGTCTTCCCGGCTTTTCTGGCGAAAAGCCCCTCCTTTCGGACTGGACCGACCATCTCTCCACCGCCTTCCCGGAGGTGCGTCTCAAGAGCTTCCTCGAGATGCGCGGCGCCGACGGCGGCCCCTGGGCGCGCATCTGCGCCCTCCCCGCCTTCTGGGTCGGCCTCCTCTACGACCAGACCGCGCTCGACGCCGCCTGGGACGAGGTAAAGCACTGGACGCTGGAGGAGCGCCAGACGCTCCGCGACGCGGTGCCGAAGCTCGGTCTCAAGGCCGTGGCGCCGGGCGGCGAGCCCCTGCGCGAATTCGGGCGACGCATCCTCGCCATTGCCGAATCGGGCCTCAAGGCGCGTGCCCACCTCAACGCTGCGGGCGACAATGAGGAAGGCTTCCTCGACCCCTTGCGCGAGATCCTTGCCAAGGGCCAATCGCCCGCCGACCAGCTCCTCGGCCGCTACCATGGCGACTGGCAGGGCGACGTCAGCCACGTCTATGAGGAAATGAGCTTCTAGAGTTCCGAGCGTCATCCCGGCGAAAGCCGGGACCCAAGAACACCCTTCTCTCAGGACGGGGAAGGACGTCTTCGCATCTTCCCTACCCATGTGTTCTTGGGCCCCGGCTTCCGCGGGGTGACGAAATCCCACGCTCGTCCCGCATCCGCAACGTCTAATCGGGTTCCGCCCTCCTAAGGGATTCCAGCCGCCGCGCTTCGCGCTACCCTCCTCCTTATAACAGCGAATCGGTAGGGGGAGACCGTTCGGGGCGGGAGGCATTATCATGGCGACCACCGGACCAGGCGTGGACACCCCAGGCTTCATCGGGCGCGCGAACTGGGTGTCGCGCCCGGCATCGGAAGGCGATCTTGCGCGCGGCATGCTCCTGCTCCGCGCCAGCAACATGAATGTGATGCGGCTCCAGCTTGCCATGGAGCGCAGCGACCGGCGGCTCGCCATGGAGGCGCTCGACGGTCTCGTTGCCCTCGACAATGAGCTCAAGGGCTTCATCGAGGATATGCCGCCTGCCGATAACGCTTTGAGCGAAATGACGCGGCGCCTCGATGCCCAGAAGGCCGTGCTCGCGTCCGAAAAGCTGATCTTCGCGGCCGGCCGTTCAGGTCCATCCCTCGCCCGGCCCAAGGACGTCGCGCCGCCGGCCCCCATTGCCGAACCGGATGCGCCGAGAACGCTTAACCTGGAGCCGGAATGGGTGCCCGCCCACCTCGTCGAGGAGGAAAAGGAAGCCGGACGCGGAGGGCGCATCGCCTGGATCGCGGTGGCCTTCCTGCTCCTGATCCTCGCCGGCGCGGCCGCCCTCCATTTGGCGGGCCTCGCCACGCTTCCGATCAACGCCCTTCCTTTCCTTGGAGGTGAGTCATGATGCACGACCAGGACGGCCTGCTTCGCGCCCAGGCCCTCGAAGCCTATGAGGCGATCCCTTCACTGGACGCCCACGGCGAACTCACCCGTCTCATTCTGGCGGAAGTGGCGCTTCTTACCCGCAAATATCGCTGCGTGAGGCGCCACGACGTGCCCCACATTGCCGAGCTTACCGGGCTCCTCGACGTCCTCTGGCAGGAGGTCCAGGAAGCCGAAGCGCTCAGCATGCAGGAAGCGCACTAGTCAGCGCGGCTCGTCCTACCCTCCGCACGGCTCACCCGCAGCGCGGGACAAGCCGAGCCATTTCAGCGGTGTAACGGCCGCGGGGCCGCAACGATTCCGCACCGCGCCGAATTGAGGAGATCGGGCCCTACCAACCAGAATAAGGGGAATGACATGATTGCCAAGAGGGTAGCAACGCTGCTCACCGCCGTCGCCATGACGGCAGCCAGCCCGGCCTTCGCTCAGGCGTCGGCTCCCGTGCCGGCGCCGGAAACTTCGCTTCAGGGCAGCGCCCAGATGGGTGAGAATACCGCGGCCTATGTAGTCGCGGCCATCGTCCTTGGCGGCCTTATCTTCGGCTTCGTCAAATTCCTCGACGATGACGATGACGGGGATAACATACCGGTCAGCCCTTGATCCGTGCTGAGGCACCTCGGCCGTGAAGGCCGGGGTGCCCCGCTATTCCGCTGCCACCGGCTCCACCTTTCCGACGCCTTTCAGGGCGCGGACAAATCGTGGCAGCGGGCCGTTCCGCGCCATCCATTCGGCATAGTCCCGATAGGCGGGATCGGCCATCAGGTGCCGCTCCTCGGTGCGGGCACGCCAATAATAGACGCCGCTCACCATCGCGAGGATCGCGGAATTGCGGATCATGTCGACCGGACTGCCGCTGGTCGCCAGGAAGGGCAGCGTCGCCAGCCACCAGAAGAGATTCTTCGACACATAGGCCGGGTGCTTGGTCCAGGCATATGGACCGTGGGTCAGGATGCCGCGGTGCGTAAGGTTCGAAAAGCGCAGGCCGAACGCGACCGTCGCCCAGGCATAGACGGCGGTGAGCAGCACCAGGAGCATGCCGGTCATCGCCATCACCAGCGGATATCCTCCCAGCCAGTAGGTCCACCCGTCGGGTCCTGCGGTGCCCTGATGATAATCGAGCGGGCCGCCGGCGTTCATCAGGATGAAGGGCGGGTAGCAGATGAGCGCCGCCACCCAGCCCGTCGCATAGGGATTGGCCGAGCGGATATGGGCATCGAGCGGCTTCATCGTCAGCACGTAGCCGACCGTCGCGAACGACACGTCGATCAGGAACATGGCTGAAACGAGCCAGAAGGAGAGGCTGACCGGATTGGCCGCGATGTCCGAGGCGGGCGCCTGGATCACATGCGTCCAGTTGCCCGGCACGATCGAGATCATGAAGGCGAGAAAAAAGCCTTTGACCGCCCAGCTGCGGAAGAAGTCGTGGAGAAGGTCCTTGTCGAGGTTGCGGCCGCGCCCGATCAGCAGCCGGCCGAAGTGCCATGCGCCGTCGCGAGGTTCGACAAGGCGGCGGTCGAGCCACAGCACATAGGGAATCGAGAGAATCAATGCGGCGACCGACCCGATCGCCAGCGCCTGCATCGCGAACAGATAATTGCCGCGCCAATACCAGCGGGCGATGCAGTAGAGGCAGCCGATCACGCCCCAGATCGCCCACAGGCCCACCAGCTTCACCAGGCTGATGTCGATGCTGTCCCGCAGCGGGCGCGGCGGCGAATCCCAGTCGATGCCGGTGCTGGGGCTGCGATGCACCTTGTCGACGAGCAGCGACCAGAGAACCATCGGCAGCCCGCAGGCGAGAAGACCGATGAGCGATGCCGCGGGCCCCGCCATCCCGTAAGCACGAGCCACCACGATCCAAGCAAGGAAGCCGGCCAGACCGGCTAGGCCGACGCCGGTGCTAACCGCCGACCGCGGCCGCGCGTCCCGAAGCGCGCCGGCTTGGATCCTGCTTTCCGCGTTCATGACCGCGCGGAATAGCCAAAACTGGTAAGCAAGCCGTGAAGACGGCCGCCGGCACTCGGGGGTTGCCGTAGCAGCGCGGGGGCGGGTGTAAGGTC is from Sphingosinicella humi and encodes:
- a CDS encoding TfuA-like protein, with amino-acid sequence MTIIAFAGPSLTEEDRREFSGVTWMPPAEAGDLLRLDVNASTRLCLIDGYFDHRPAVRHKEILLLLSEGIRIFGASSIGALRAAEMDGFGLIGVGAIYRAYARGNLVGDDEVALVHGPEDWDWRPLSVPLVDVRATLCRARRRGLIDAEEARALLQAAASIHYIDRTWSLVVQLASLPRQHPPLESSLKQWAVEQKRLDARECLRMAAGEVPALRRPAMVRTVFLDNLALECGVDLDRRCLAGTADGRVTDDPIKVNKRQ
- a CDS encoding YcaO-like family protein — its product is MSLGPEDRSRSLPPEAFLDKTLAAAAQCGVTRLADITRLDRLGLPVWQAVRPAGKALSVHQGKGVSPLAAKIGALCEAIECHCAENAPADGPLCRFAALPSNERAPDLADYADSRDAPPPGDEPIQWSVAKDLVTGRDHYLPHLLVSLDCTLGLPSRFDRESNGLGTGADEDDALTIALLEIIERDALGEWQRVDFEKQAATSIALSTVPFDWFRNWLSCFAEHRIELQLFRLTSDLSVPVFLCVIGGMEEFGPAYRRFYGSAAHGDPELALFKALAEALQSRLTVIAGVRDDILPSYYSSRPPATAQIARDKPAGALVWEDTPSLPWEWEPLVESLARCGYRQVVAKRLDDGLGLVVTRAFVPGLGSTDRTRRHPS
- a CDS encoding inositol monophosphatase family protein produces the protein MTREAGRIAASRCGSAFKQWEKVPGHPVCDVDLEVDAYLREHLGALDPDAGWLSEETLDATDRFERRRAWVVDPIDGTRDYLRGRTGWCVSVALIEDRTPLIGVLDAPQRGEHWTAERGKGAWRNGERLQVSSRTEFIGARVPADQLPQIDSDLVAVAKPNSIALRIAMVAAGEADLVATLRWGFEWDIAAAALIAEEAGATVTGALGQPLTFNTITGEAFGVLVATPGIHAAAAERLRKRALAVV
- a CDS encoding TldD/PmbA family protein, with protein sequence MLDVKDAEARAASLVEAARKAGADAADVLYIGDAATEVQVRLGELEDVQRSEGEEIGLRFFLGKRSASVSSSDLSEEALSALVERAAAMAREAPEDDSAGLAPEDRLLRGAGVDVDGDDGRDPSPADLKERALAAEAAARSIEGITNSEGAALSAGRSVIALATSHGFCRGYRTSGYGASASVIAGIGSTMQRDYATHNVRHLEDLDAPEAIGRRAGERALARLNPVRVPSGAMPVVFDPRVGGSLIGHMLGAISGPSVARKTSFLLGREGEQVFAKGIVIRDDPHRPRGLRSKPFDGEGMATSPSNLVEDGRLTGWLLDSASARQLGREPTGHSTRGIGGPPGAGATNVDLLPGTVSKGDLIRDIKRGLYVTELIGHGVNPVTGDYSRGASGFLIEDGEITASVAEITIAGNLIEMFMALTPAGDLEHRRAVNVPTVRIEGMTVAGA
- the ubiA gene encoding 4-hydroxybenzoate octaprenyltransferase; protein product: MSSLETDIVPDSERRGLIGALPRALRPYASLMRLDRPIGAWLLFWPCAWSVALAGMGSDGVALILWLGLGAFAMRSAGCVYNDIVDKDLDAQVERTRLRPLASKRVSLKGAWALLVGLSLVGLVVLLQLDITAALVALGSLALVAAYPFMKRITWWPQAWLGLVFSWGALVGWPAVRGEMDPAALWLWAGAIFWVIGYDTIYAIQDKEDDALVGVKSSARALGRHARRGVGVFYLVALALWALAIWQVRPDGLGLVALLPMALHLLWQVTALSSDDGADALAKFRSNRFAGLLMFLACLAVGTT
- a CDS encoding 16S rRNA (uracil(1498)-N(3))-methyltransferase; amino-acid sequence: MPATPAWPPSSLPRLYVEAALSENAALTLDGAPANYLANVLRLGPGGQVKLFDDRTGEWLAEISEAGRKRIALRVVSHLRERETVPDLWLLFAPIKRGRIDWIAEKATELGVARLVPVLTQRTIVDRVNTERLRAHMVEAAEQCERTALPELAEPQKLDALLAAWPAERTLFFADEQGGAPLAAAARPGPAAILIGPEGGFTDAEGARIRELAQVEPVSLGPRILRADTAALAAVSLWMAKAGDWERHAER
- a CDS encoding glutamate--cysteine ligase; amino-acid sequence: MTTRTASAAADPVMESRDDLLRTFIKGEKPKEAWRIGTEHEKFVYRRSDYRAPSYDEPGGIRDLLEALASCGEWQPVLENGNAIALAGPDGTVSLEPAGQLELSGAQVENLHQTCAETGRHLACCKEAGERLGLGFLGLGMWPDKTRADMPIMPKGRYAIMLKYMPKVGNLGLDMMLRTCTIQTNLDYGSEADMAQKFRVGLALQPLATALFANSPFTDGKPNGFLSYRSHIWSDTDPDRTGMLPFVFEDGFGYERYLDYALDVPMYFVYRDGRYIDVAGQSFRDFMEGRLPGFSGEKPLLSDWTDHLSTAFPEVRLKSFLEMRGADGGPWARICALPAFWVGLLYDQTALDAAWDEVKHWTLEERQTLRDAVPKLGLKAVAPGGEPLREFGRRILAIAESGLKARAHLNAAGDNEEGFLDPLREILAKGQSPADQLLGRYHGDWQGDVSHVYEEMSF
- a CDS encoding methyltransferase family protein — protein: MNAESRIQAGALRDARPRSAVSTGVGLAGLAGFLAWIVVARAYGMAGPAASLIGLLACGLPMVLWSLLVDKVHRSPSTGIDWDSPPRPLRDSIDISLVKLVGLWAIWGVIGCLYCIARWYWRGNYLFAMQALAIGSVAALILSIPYVLWLDRRLVEPRDGAWHFGRLLIGRGRNLDKDLLHDFFRSWAVKGFFLAFMISIVPGNWTHVIQAPASDIAANPVSLSFWLVSAMFLIDVSFATVGYVLTMKPLDAHIRSANPYATGWVAALICYPPFILMNAGGPLDYHQGTAGPDGWTYWLGGYPLVMAMTGMLLVLLTAVYAWATVAFGLRFSNLTHRGILTHGPYAWTKHPAYVSKNLFWWLATLPFLATSGSPVDMIRNSAILAMVSGVYYWRARTEERHLMADPAYRDYAEWMARNGPLPRFVRALKGVGKVEPVAAE